In Fusobacterium periodonticum ATCC 33693, the following are encoded in one genomic region:
- a CDS encoding dTDP-glucose 4,6-dehydratase, producing MKTYLITGAAGFIGANFLKYILKKYEDINVVVVDSLTYAGNLGTIKEELKDSRVKFEKVDIRDRKEIERIFSENRIDYVVNFAAESHVDRSIENPQIFLETNILGTQNLLDNAKKAWTVSKDENGYPIYREDVKFLQISTDEVYGSLSKDYDEAIELVIDDEAVKKVVKNRKNLKTYGDKFVTEESPLSPRSPYSASKAGADHIVIAYGETYKLPINITRCSNNYGPYHFPEKLIPLMIKNILEGKKLPVYGKGDNVRDWLYVEDHCKGIDLVLREAKVGEIYNIGGFNEEKNINIVKLVIDILKEEITNNNEYKKVLKTDISNISYDLITYVQDRLGHDMRYAIDPSKIAKDLGWYPETDFETGIRKTVKWYLENQEWVNEVASGDYQKYYEEMYGDK from the coding sequence ATGAAAACATATTTAATAACAGGAGCAGCAGGCTTCATAGGAGCAAATTTTTTAAAATATATATTAAAGAAATATGAAGATATAAATGTAGTTGTTGTAGATTCTTTAACTTATGCAGGGAATCTAGGAACAATAAAAGAGGAATTAAAAGATAGTAGAGTTAAATTTGAAAAAGTAGATATTAGAGATAGAAAAGAAATAGAAAGAATATTCTCTGAAAATAGGATAGATTATGTTGTAAACTTTGCAGCAGAATCTCATGTGGATAGATCTATTGAAAATCCACAAATATTCTTAGAAACAAATATATTAGGAACTCAAAATTTATTAGATAATGCTAAGAAAGCTTGGACAGTATCAAAAGATGAAAATGGGTATCCTATATATAGAGAAGATGTAAAATTTCTTCAAATTTCTACCGATGAAGTATATGGAAGCTTATCAAAAGATTACGATGAAGCAATAGAACTTGTAATTGATGATGAGGCTGTTAAAAAAGTTGTTAAGAATAGAAAGAATCTTAAAACTTATGGAGATAAATTTGTAACAGAAGAAAGTCCATTAAGTCCTAGAAGCCCTTATTCAGCTTCTAAAGCAGGAGCAGACCATATTGTTATAGCTTATGGTGAAACATATAAGTTACCAATTAATATAACAAGATGTTCAAATAATTATGGACCTTACCATTTCCCTGAAAAATTAATACCTTTAATGATAAAAAATATTTTAGAAGGCAAAAAGCTTCCAGTATATGGAAAGGGAGATAATGTAAGAGACTGGCTATATGTTGAAGATCACTGTAAAGGAATAGACTTAGTTTTAAGAGAAGCGAAAGTTGGAGAAATATATAATATAGGTGGATTCAATGAAGAAAAAAATATAAATATAGTTAAATTAGTAATAGATATATTAAAAGAAGAAATTACTAATAATAATGAATATAAAAAAGTTTTAAAAACTGATATATCAAATATTAGCTATGATTTAATAACTTATGTACAAGATAGACTAGGACATGATATGAGATACGCAATAGATCCATCTAAGATAGCAAAAGATTTAGGATGGTATCCAGAAACAGACTTTGAAACAGGAATAAGAAAAACTGTTAAATGGTATTTAGAGAATCAAGAATGGGTTAACGAAGTAGCCTCAGGAGATTATCAAAAATACTATGAAGAAATGTATGGAGATAAATAG